The genomic segment AGTTGCAGTTCGCCCTCTGCCTCTAACTTGTGATGTTTGTAAACGGGAATATTGGCGGCAAATCCTGCAAACCACTCCGGAGCAATATTCACCCGCTTAACGGAATCGGCAAGCGTGCTTACGTCTGTATAATTGGCTTCAAAGCCATACAAGCGGCTGCGCAAATAGGCGCGATAACGCAAGGCGTTCCACTGTCCTTTGATGCCTGCCCGATTGTCCAACTGTTGATAATCTGTCAGATAGGTGAGTTGTTGCCCGCGAAAACGGTTGATGTCAAAAGGAAGACGGCGGTAGAAAGTAGCAACATTGCCGGCAAGGTTTTCATCGGTGTATTCATTGATTTGGCGCAGCCACTCCAACTGATGGAACAACTGCGTCGTTAATTTCGCCTGTTGGGTAGAGTCTTTTTTCAGGTCAAACTGTTGATAGAGATGAAAGGTGCGCACTTTCTCACGACTGACAACCTCTTCTAAACTGTAAGCCAACTCCTGCGGACTAAGGTTGGCGAGCGTTTCCGAATTGGCAGGAGAAAGTTCGTCGGTATTGTATCCGCCGTTTTCCTGCACGGCATGTTCCGAATAAAGAAAATGCGCCAACAACTTGTAGCGCAAATCCTTTGAGAAAAAGCGGGTCATTGCGCCATAGTTTTGGATGCTCAGCAGCGGATCGTTGCGGCGCGAATTTCTGCCCAGAATTTTATTGGCTTCTTGCCGTTGAAAAAAGATAGCCGCGCTTGCATCGGGCGTAATGCTGCGGGCGTGCGTAACGCGCAGGCGGGTGCGCCCTTTACCGCCCTGAATATAGTCCAAATCGGTAACGGGCGAGTAGCTGTCAAAATAGCGCACTTCATCCCGTTGCAGGCGATAAGGAGCGAGCGCATTATAGCCCAAACGCGTGCCGATTTGTTCTGGCTCCCGATAAAAAATGGGTTGGGTTGCCGTACCAAAAATCCCCAAGTCTTGCCAAGTGTTGCCATTGCGTTGCACCATATTATACCTGTGGCGATTGGCATAGGTGGTGTCAATGTACAGCGTATCGGTAATGTTGTTGTAGAGCGTGTGCCAGTAGTAATAGCGGGTCGTATTCGGCCCGTAGCGGATAGAGTCTTTTTTGGCGGGGGGTGTATTGCTATTGTTAGGGGTGTCTTGTGCCCATGCGCCGGATATTGCAAGCAGGAAAACTGCCAAACCAATAAATATTGTTGGAAAAGACTTTTTTGGATGGTAATTTGCCGCCTGCAATGTGCTCATTAGCGATGGATTCATACTTTTTGCGGCTGCAAAGCTATGTAAAAAAGCCTATTGAAGCTGTGAAGAGTTGTTAAATGCCGCATAGCAGCCATTTATCGTCAATAAATTTTATATTGTTTCATTATTTTACCCCTCATGCAGAGCTTAGGCTTTAGGCTGTTTTTGTTCTTCCTCCTCGCAGATGTGGCACTTTTTGCCATGTTGGTGATGCCGGAAGATTATTACACGCCTACGCCTGCCGTTATTGTTTCAGAAGCTCCTCCAAAGGCTACCGAAAGAGGATTTATTTCTGCTGCGCCTTCGCCCAATGCACGCCAAACCGCAATATCTGCCGATACAACACGGCCTGCCATTCGCTATCGGGAGCCTGCGAAGTAGCTTTTTTGCTAAGCAACACCTTACCAATAATTTCAATCATATGAAAAGAATCACTTGCTTTCTGATGGGTTGCATGGCGATAATGACAGCCTATGCACAAGATTTTGCTATTGCGCAATTAGAAAAATCGCCGCGCCACCACGAATGGGTTGAGGTAAAATACGGCAACCGCACGGTACATTGCTTTGTGGCCTTCCCCGAATCGCCCGTGAATACGCCTGCTGTGGTGGTTATCCACGAAAACCGAGGGCTGACCGACTGGGTGCGCAGTTTTACCGACCAACTCGCTGCCGAGGGCTACTTAGCCATTGCCCCTGACCTGCTGTCAGGATTTTCGGAAGATAAAAAGCGCACCTCGGACTTTGCCAACTCCGATGATGCACGTACTGCACTTTCGCAACTGAAACCCGAACAAGTAAGTGCAGACCTTGCGGCCGTGCAAGCGTATATTGCCAAAGCCCCATCTTGCAACGGAAAAACGGCTATCATCGGCTTTTGTTGGGGCGGCGGCCAGTGTTTCCGTGCCGCAACCAATATCCCCTCTATTCAGGCAGCGTTGGTTTTCTACGGCGGTGCACCCGAAAGCGCTGAGGAGGTAGCCCGTATCAAAGCACCTGTGTACGGTTTCTATGCTGAAAATGACCAGCGCATCAATGCCGGCATTCCAAAAATTGAAAGCCTGATGAAAGAAGCGAACAAGCCGTTTGCCTACGAAATTTACAAAGGAGCAGGCCATGCCTTTATGCGCATTGGCGATGACCCCGCGGGCAGTGCCGAAAACAAGCAAGCCCGCGCCGACTCATGGGTACGCATCCGCAAGATTCTGGCGGAGTTGAAGTAAGAAATGTTATCTTTGTTCATATCAATGCCAATAGGGGAAAATCATGACGGCGTCGGCAATAAATAATGAAATGATATGCTTTCAGCTTCGCAACAACTTGTATCACTCGCTGGATGAGGGGCTGCGAACTGCGTTAGACAAAGTTTCCCAAAAAATTGAAAGACGATTGCTTCTGGTCAATCAGGGAAGGGCAGAGATAACAAGCGAAGGTATTTTAGCGGAGTTATTCAGTCTGCGTCTCAAAGCATTTCAATGGCTGACCCATAAGGCTGATTTTGACTACTTACATGCTATTGAACAGGTGGTTCCGCAAGTAGAATTATGGAAAGCAAATGAGAGGATGCGGGAGTTTGCAGAAAATATTCTATTTGCGCTGCGTTGCAATCAACGGGTTGCATATGCATTGGCCAAACAAGGAAGTTTTACCGGAGAGCAAATGGCAAATCAGGCGCAACAAGCAGCCCATATCAGTTACAGACAGTTTGTTACGGCACTGCACGTTGCGTTAGCCCCGGAGACAGCGCAAAAAATAGCCGACCTTACTCGGGCATCGCTCCAAATAGAATTGGTGATGCTTGCATTTGATATTATCGCTGATAAAAAAACGGAATTATCTGATAGAACCATCCGTAAGCTAAGTTTTCTTGCCGCAGATGCCGGACAAGAGTATATGGCCACGGCTCTTGATTTAGGTATTATCAAACGACGCTCAAAACCTATGGATTTCAATCAGATGTGCGTACCCGAACCATCTGATATAGCAGAAGAGCACAAGCTGGCAAATCTTGATTTGGAAGCATCGGCAGACTTGTCTTGATTATCTATGCAATCGGCATTCACCAAAAGCGATATTTTGCTCGTAAATTTCGGTCAACCGCCGACAGAGATAAAGGGACATGAGCAGGGCTATGAACGCCCTTGTATTGTCATCAAATCTCTGAATCATTTACAACTTGCAATTGTAGTCCCCTTAACAACCAAAGAGCCGGCCTACTTGGGTTATTCAACCGTAAAGATTGCCAAAGGTACATCTGTATTGCATCAGGATAGCTATGTTTTGTGTCATCAAATCAAGACCATTTCCTTTCAACGCATTACCAAAAAATTAGGCAGTATAGAACGCAAAACCCAACTCAAAATTGAGGCAGTACTGATAGATTTATTGGAATTGTGAAAAATACACCACTTCAAATCGCCTTGCTGAATTGTGCTTGGGCTTCGTTGCGGTACAGGTAGGCATCAAAAGCAGCGCAAATGTGCCGCACCAACAGTCTTCCTTTGGGCAATACCTCTATGGTGTTGCCCATTATTTTTACAAGCCCGTCGGCAGCGAAGGCGGCAAGTTTGTTGCCGATGTGCTCGGCAAAATCGGCACTGAAATCTTCGGGTGCAAAGTTGGTGCGGTCGGTACACATCAAATCCAAAATATGGCGACGGATGCGCAGGTCTTCCTCGCTAAGCAAATGCCCGCCAACTAAGGGCAAACGCCCTTCGGTAAGGGCTTGTTGGTAGCCTTCTACGGTTTTATCGTTTTGGGCAAAGGCTGTCCACGTGTCGCTGATGGAAGATGCGCCCAGCCCGATGACCAATTTGTGGTTGGTGGTGGTGTAGCCCATGAAATTGCGGTGCAGTGTGCCGCTGTGATAGGCTTTCAGCAACTTGTCGGAAGGCAGCGCGAAGTGATCCATGCCGATAGCTTCGTAGCCCATGGCGGTCAGCAGGCGGTTGCCAAGGCTGTACATGCTGATTTTTTCATCGGCTTGCGGCACGTCTTCGTCGGTGTATCGGCGTTGTCCTTTGCTTTTCCAAGGCACATGCGCGTAGGAATAAAACGCGATGCGGTCGGGTTTGAACTCTGCCAGCCTGCCGATGGTCATTTCAATGCTATGCAGGGTTTGTTTGGGCAGCCCGTACACCAAGTCCACATTAACGCTTTCATAGCCCAATGCCCGCGCCCAAGCTACCACCCGTGCGGTTTGTTCAAAGGTTTGCGGGCGGTTGATGATGTACTGCACTTGCTGGTCAAAATCCTGTACGCCAAGGCTGATGCGGTTAAACCCGACTTCTGCCAAGGCTTGCAGATGCGCCTCGGTGGTGTAGTTAGGGTGTACTTCTACGCTGAACTCGTGGTCGGCAGCGCGCTCGGCATGTTGCATGATGCCCTCAATTAGCCGTTGCAGGTTTTGCGGGGAAAAGAATGTGGGCGTTCCCCCGCCCAAGTGAATTTCTTTGATAACAGGCTTTGCCTCAAAGAGTTGCAGGTACATTTGCCACTCCTGCAATACGCTTTCCAGATAAGGCGTTTCTACGGCGTGATTTTTTGTAATGCGCTTGTTGCAGGCGCAGTAAGTACACAATTCTTCACAAAAAGGCAGGTGAATATAGAGGCAAACTGTTCGGTTTTCTGCCGTGAATCGCTCCCGAACGGATGCAGCCCATAGTTGCGGCATAAGGCTTGCATGGTTCCAATAAGGTACGGTCGGGTAGCTCGTGTAGCGGGGCAGCGCCACATCGTAGCGATGCAGCAGCGCCTTAAGTTCGGCTTCGTTCATGGCAGCGGTTTGTCTGTTGTGATGCAAAGATAGTTTTGCAAACCGTTTTTACTGTAAAGAGAACATCGCTCTTTACTCATAAATCTCTCTGCGATGCCCCACAGCAATTACTTCAACCGTGAGCACATCATCAAAAACGTCATAAATAACGCGATAATCACTTATGCGAATGCGGTATCCGGCTCTGCCTCTAAGTTTTTTGCAACCGGGCGGACGCGGGTCATTTGCAAGCTCATAAATAGCAGCTTTTATCTTGGTATAATAAGGTTCGCGGACAGTTTCAAGTGTTTTGATGACCTGCTTTTTTAAGACAACCTGATAGGGCATCACTTATTGCGGTTTGCTTCAATTATTTTAAAAGCCTCATCAATGGGAATAGACGGCTCATCGGACTGTTTTGCCTCGTCATAAAGCCTGATGTCTTCAAGTTCTTCAAGTTCTTCCATGATTGCCTCAAAATCTTTCATGGAAAGCACGACAGAGAGCTTGTTACCCTCACTGTCGGTGATATACTGCGGTTGAATCGTAAGCATGGCACACTTTGTTCAATAGTACAAAAATATACGTTAATCGGTTGATTATTTGCGCCTTGTGCCGCCGTTTTTTTACACGGCAGCACCCACCACCACCACAATTTCACCTTTCACGGCTTTTTCGCTAAAATGGGCAAGCAGTTCGGCGACTGTGCCGCGGGCGATTTCCTCGTGCAGTTTGGTCAGTTCGCGGGCGACGCATACGGGGCGCTCGGCTCCACAGTGTTCTTTGAGCTCTTCCAGCAGTTTGAGCAAGCGGTGTGGCGATTCGTAAAGCACAACGGTATGCTCCGAAGCGGCTATTTGCGCAAGTTGGGTTTGTCTGCCTTTTTTGTGCGGCAAAAATCCCCAGAAGGTGAAAGTATCGCAGGGCAGCCCCGAAGCCACCAACGCAGGGACAAAAGCCGTCGGGCCGGGCAGGCACTCCACTGCAATGCCTTCGCGCACGCAGGCACGAATGAGCAAAAAACCCGGGTCGGAAATGCCGGGCGTGCCTGCATCGCTGACCAATGCGCCCTTTTGCCCCTGTTGCAGGCGGGCAACAATGCCTTCTACGGCTTTGTGTTCGTTGGCTGTGTGAAAGCTCAGCAGCGGCTTTTTGATATCAAAATGTTTGAGCAGGTTGCCCGAAACGCGGGTGTCTTCCGCTACAACAAAATCAGCCTCGCGCAACACGCGCAAGGCTCGCA from the Rhodoflexus caldus genome contains:
- a CDS encoding type II toxin-antitoxin system RelE family toxin, with protein sequence MPYQVVLKKQVIKTLETVREPYYTKIKAAIYELANDPRPPGCKKLRGRAGYRIRISDYRVIYDVFDDVLTVEVIAVGHRREIYE
- a CDS encoding dienelactone hydrolase family protein, with the translated sequence MKRITCFLMGCMAIMTAYAQDFAIAQLEKSPRHHEWVEVKYGNRTVHCFVAFPESPVNTPAVVVIHENRGLTDWVRSFTDQLAAEGYLAIAPDLLSGFSEDKKRTSDFANSDDARTALSQLKPEQVSADLAAVQAYIAKAPSCNGKTAIIGFCWGGGQCFRAATNIPSIQAALVFYGGAPESAEEVARIKAPVYGFYAENDQRINAGIPKIESLMKEANKPFAYEIYKGAGHAFMRIGDDPAGSAENKQARADSWVRIRKILAELK
- the rsmI gene encoding 16S rRNA (cytidine(1402)-2'-O)-methyltransferase gives rise to the protein MLTVVPTPIGNLEDITLRALRVLREADFVVAEDTRVSGNLLKHFDIKKPLLSFHTANEHKAVEGIVARLQQGQKGALVSDAGTPGISDPGFLLIRACVREGIAVECLPGPTAFVPALVASGLPCDTFTFWGFLPHKKGRQTQLAQIAASEHTVVLYESPHRLLKLLEELKEHCGAERPVCVARELTKLHEEIARGTVAELLAHFSEKAVKGEIVVVVGAAV
- the hemN gene encoding oxygen-independent coproporphyrinogen III oxidase gives rise to the protein MNEAELKALLHRYDVALPRYTSYPTVPYWNHASLMPQLWAASVRERFTAENRTVCLYIHLPFCEELCTYCACNKRITKNHAVETPYLESVLQEWQMYLQLFEAKPVIKEIHLGGGTPTFFSPQNLQRLIEGIMQHAERAADHEFSVEVHPNYTTEAHLQALAEVGFNRISLGVQDFDQQVQYIINRPQTFEQTARVVAWARALGYESVNVDLVYGLPKQTLHSIEMTIGRLAEFKPDRIAFYSYAHVPWKSKGQRRYTDEDVPQADEKISMYSLGNRLLTAMGYEAIGMDHFALPSDKLLKAYHSGTLHRNFMGYTTTNHKLVIGLGASSISDTWTAFAQNDKTVEGYQQALTEGRLPLVGGHLLSEEDLRIRRHILDLMCTDRTNFAPEDFSADFAEHIGNKLAAFAADGLVKIMGNTIEVLPKGRLLVRHICAAFDAYLYRNEAQAQFSKAI
- a CDS encoding putative porin; translated protein: MAVFLLAISGAWAQDTPNNSNTPPAKKDSIRYGPNTTRYYYWHTLYNNITDTLYIDTTYANRHRYNMVQRNGNTWQDLGIFGTATQPIFYREPEQIGTRLGYNALAPYRLQRDEVRYFDSYSPVTDLDYIQGGKGRTRLRVTHARSITPDASAAIFFQRQEANKILGRNSRRNDPLLSIQNYGAMTRFFSKDLRYKLLAHFLYSEHAVQENGGYNTDELSPANSETLANLSPQELAYSLEEVVSREKVRTFHLYQQFDLKKDSTQQAKLTTQLFHQLEWLRQINEYTDENLAGNVATFYRRLPFDINRFRGQQLTYLTDYQQLDNRAGIKGQWNALRYRAYLRSRLYGFEANYTDVSTLADSVKRVNIAPEWFAGFAANIPVYKHHKLEAEGELQLPMRDYRAKLVYINKWFRGTWLRTVFSPDLTQRHVFGSFFKWDNADFYRTVSDRLNYETDFIPVPFIKKYLSFSRFAGFENIQNMVYYDTAGIARQTTEGVRILHAGVHLRARWNYLQWLTQIMYSYNMGEDVFRVPPLLINSQLFVQKKFFRDELDGQFGVDFHWKSAFYANAFMPSTQQFILNDRYLTDGFPVLDLFFNFKISKALLFVKVTNLLQDIAGKAYFNTPRYYAQPRSLELGINWLFFD
- a CDS encoding type II toxin-antitoxin system PemK/MazF family toxin: MQSAFTKSDILLVNFGQPPTEIKGHEQGYERPCIVIKSLNHLQLAIVVPLTTKEPAYLGYSTVKIAKGTSVLHQDSYVLCHQIKTISFQRITKKLGSIERKTQLKIEAVLIDLLEL